One window of the Carnobacterium maltaromaticum DSM 20342 genome contains the following:
- a CDS encoding NAD(P)H-dependent glycerol-3-phosphate dehydrogenase, whose protein sequence is MVKKIAVLGAGSWGTALSMVLNENGHEVRLWGNHANQMQEINEKHSNSHYLPDVLLDENIKGYTDLKAAVKNVDVVLFVIPTKAIRSVAHDLAKVLEGPVVIAHASKGLEQESHKRISEILAEEIPVEKRKAIVVLSGPSHAEEVAVKDITTITSASSNEDAAKLIQQLFMNHYFRVYTNDDIIGVELGAALKNIIALGAGALHGLGYGDNAKAALMTRGLAEISRLGVAFGAEPLTFIGLSGVGDLIVTCTSIHSRNWRAGNLLGKGHNLEEVLANMGMIVEGVSTTKAAYELAKQKGIEMPITEAIYAVLYKKADVKLVVSNLMTRDGKSED, encoded by the coding sequence ATGGTGAAAAAAATAGCTGTTTTAGGAGCAGGTTCTTGGGGAACAGCATTATCAATGGTTTTAAATGAAAATGGTCATGAAGTTCGTCTATGGGGAAATCATGCTAATCAAATGCAAGAAATAAATGAAAAACACAGTAATTCTCATTACTTACCAGACGTTCTTTTAGATGAAAATATTAAAGGTTATACAGATTTAAAAGCAGCTGTAAAGAATGTAGATGTTGTTTTATTTGTTATTCCAACAAAAGCAATTCGTTCTGTTGCACATGACCTAGCAAAAGTATTAGAAGGACCAGTTGTTATTGCTCATGCGAGCAAAGGGTTAGAGCAAGAGAGTCATAAACGTATTTCAGAAATTTTAGCTGAGGAAATACCAGTTGAAAAAAGAAAAGCAATTGTGGTGCTGTCGGGACCTAGTCATGCTGAAGAGGTGGCTGTAAAGGATATTACAACAATTACTTCTGCTTCTAGTAATGAGGATGCAGCTAAGTTGATTCAACAATTATTTATGAATCATTATTTCAGAGTTTATACAAATGATGATATTATTGGGGTAGAACTGGGAGCGGCTTTAAAAAATATTATTGCTCTTGGTGCCGGTGCTCTACATGGTTTGGGTTATGGTGATAATGCCAAAGCAGCATTAATGACACGTGGGCTAGCTGAGATTAGCCGTTTAGGTGTAGCTTTTGGTGCAGAGCCGTTAACTTTTATTGGGTTAAGTGGTGTTGGTGATTTAATTGTAACCTGTACAAGTATTCACTCGCGTAACTGGCGTGCAGGAAATTTACTAGGTAAAGGCCACAACTTAGAGGAAGTTTTAGCGAATATGGGGATGATTGTAGAAGGTGTCTCAACTACAAAGGCTGCATATGAGTTAGCTAAACAAAAAGGAATTGAAATGCCAATTACAGAAGCGATTTATGCTGTTTTGTATAAAAAAGCAGATGTTAAATTAGTCGTTTCCAATTTAATGACTCGTGACGGAAAATCAGAAGATTAA
- the galU gene encoding UTP--glucose-1-phosphate uridylyltransferase GalU — translation MKKVKKAVIPAAGLGTRFLPATKAMAKEMLPIVDKPTIQFIVEEAINSGIEDILIVTGKSKRPIEDHFDSNPELEANLREKDKLDLLKLVEETTGLNLYFVRQSYPKGLGHAVLQAKAFIGNEPFVVMLGDDIMEDKVPLTKQLMDRYEKTHASNIAVMKVPHEETSKYGIIDPEGQVDKGLYNVRNFVEKPKPEDAPSDLAIIGRYLLTPEIFDILENQEPGAGNEIQLTDAIDTLNKTQRVFAHEFTGIRYDVGDKFGFLKTSIQYGLKHPEIKDSLRQYIVKLGAELALADKKVVEKKATPEKK, via the coding sequence ATGAAAAAAGTAAAAAAAGCAGTTATTCCTGCTGCTGGATTAGGAACACGTTTTTTACCTGCAACAAAAGCAATGGCTAAGGAAATGTTGCCAATTGTTGATAAACCAACGATTCAGTTTATTGTTGAAGAAGCAATTAATTCAGGAATTGAAGATATTTTGATTGTGACTGGTAAAAGTAAACGACCGATTGAAGATCATTTTGATTCCAATCCAGAATTAGAAGCTAATTTAAGAGAAAAAGACAAATTAGATTTATTAAAGTTAGTTGAAGAAACGACTGGTTTAAATCTTTATTTTGTTCGTCAATCTTACCCTAAAGGTTTAGGGCATGCTGTTTTGCAAGCTAAAGCCTTTATTGGGAACGAACCTTTTGTTGTCATGTTAGGCGATGACATTATGGAAGATAAAGTTCCTTTAACAAAACAATTAATGGATCGTTATGAAAAAACACACGCATCAAATATTGCCGTGATGAAAGTGCCACATGAAGAAACTTCTAAATATGGTATTATTGATCCTGAAGGTCAGGTAGATAAAGGGTTGTATAATGTTCGTAATTTTGTTGAGAAACCTAAACCTGAAGATGCACCAAGTGACTTAGCTATTATTGGTCGCTATTTATTAACACCAGAAATTTTTGATATTTTAGAAAATCAAGAACCTGGTGCGGGTAATGAAATTCAATTAACCGATGCGATTGATACATTGAACAAAACGCAACGTGTTTTTGCCCATGAATTTACGGGCATCCGCTATGATGTTGGAGATAAGTTTGGTTTCTTGAAAACGAGTATTCAATATGGTTTGAAACATCCTGAAATTAAAGACAGTTTACGCCAATATATTGTTAAATTAGGTGCAGAACTTGCTTTAGCCGATAAAAAAGTAGTAGAAAAAAAAGCAACACCTGAGAAAAAATAA
- a CDS encoding tetratricopeptide repeat protein, whose translation MSDIEQNRAPIINFFPSSDYYFNLGIEAFQKNDMKRAKKYLSRAVTLCKTEEEKIFALCQLAICHQHVGEFQESILILTDLIAESGDIFSEAYYFQANNYAFLEDLPKALELVETYLKLDPLGDFSEEAKELLETIQSELNEF comes from the coding sequence ATGTCTGATATAGAGCAAAATAGAGCACCGATTATTAATTTTTTTCCTTCAAGTGACTATTATTTTAATTTGGGAATTGAAGCTTTCCAAAAAAATGATATGAAACGAGCTAAAAAATATTTATCTCGTGCAGTGACGCTTTGTAAAACAGAAGAAGAGAAGATATTTGCCCTATGTCAATTAGCGATTTGTCATCAACATGTTGGGGAATTTCAAGAATCAATTCTAATACTAACAGATTTAATTGCTGAAAGTGGCGATATTTTTAGTGAGGCTTATTATTTTCAGGCAAATAATTATGCTTTTCTAGAAGATTTACCAAAAGCGTTGGAATTAGTTGAAACATACTTAAAATTAGATCCATTAGGTGATTTTAGTGAAGAGGCAAAAGAATTGTTAGAAACGATTCAGTCAGAGTTGAACGAGTTTTAA
- the trxB gene encoding thioredoxin-disulfide reductase, which translates to MEVIEKIYDVIIIGSGPAGMTAALYASRSNLSTLMLERGVPGGQMINTAEIENYPGFLSILGPELSDKMFEGAKQFGAEYAYGDVKEVIDGVAYKTIIAGNKEYRTRAIIIASGAEHRKLGVAGENEYNGRGVSYCAVCDGAFFRNKELIVIGGGDSAVEEGVYLTQFASKVTIVHRREELRAQKILQDRAFKNEKVDFAWNSVVEEIHGDDMKVTGAVLVDTKDGSKREISADGAFIYVGILPQTKAFLNLGITDDEGWIVTNEEMETKLPGIFAVGDVRQKSLRQVTTAVGDGGQAGQAVFKYIEELMETLEK; encoded by the coding sequence ATGGAAGTTATTGAAAAAATTTATGATGTCATAATTATTGGATCTGGTCCAGCGGGGATGACTGCTGCTTTGTATGCATCAAGATCTAATTTATCAACGCTAATGTTAGAGCGTGGTGTTCCTGGTGGACAAATGATTAACACTGCAGAAATTGAAAATTATCCAGGTTTTTTAAGTATATTAGGACCAGAATTATCAGATAAAATGTTTGAAGGTGCTAAGCAGTTTGGTGCTGAATATGCTTATGGAGATGTTAAAGAAGTTATTGATGGAGTAGCCTATAAAACAATTATAGCTGGAAATAAAGAATATAGAACCCGTGCCATTATTATTGCTTCTGGTGCTGAACACCGTAAGTTAGGTGTTGCAGGAGAAAATGAGTACAATGGGCGAGGTGTATCTTATTGTGCCGTTTGTGATGGAGCATTTTTCCGAAATAAAGAATTAATTGTAATTGGTGGAGGAGACTCAGCGGTTGAAGAAGGTGTTTATCTGACTCAATTTGCTAGCAAGGTAACAATTGTTCATCGTCGTGAGGAATTAAGAGCGCAAAAGATTTTACAAGATCGGGCTTTTAAAAATGAAAAAGTTGATTTTGCATGGAATTCTGTTGTAGAAGAAATTCACGGGGACGACATGAAAGTTACTGGGGCTGTTTTAGTTGATACTAAAGATGGCTCTAAGCGTGAGATTTCTGCTGATGGAGCATTTATTTATGTGGGTATATTGCCTCAAACAAAAGCTTTTCTAAACCTTGGTATTACAGATGACGAAGGTTGGATTGTGACAAACGAGGAAATGGAAACTAAGCTACCAGGCATTTTTGCTGTTGGCGATGTACGCCAAAAATCATTACGTCAAGTAACAACTGCTGTTGGTGATGGTGGTCAAGCAGGACAAGCTGTTTTCAAATATATTGAAGAGTTAATGGAAACATTAGAAAAATAA
- a CDS encoding phospho-sugar mutase — protein sequence MTWKTTYETWGNFEDLETNLKEELVSLAENEKMLEDAFYAPLEFGTAGMRGVLGVGVNRMNIYTVRQATEGLARFMDSLGEETKKRGVAIAFDSRHQSPEFAMEAAKTLGAHGIPSYVFESLRPTPELSFAVRFKNAYAGIMITASHNPAEYNGYKVYGEDGGQMPPKEADALTEYVRGIKNSLTIDVLSEEDLKKSNLLTILGEDVDAPYLELVKTVTVNSDLVKDMSKEMKLVFTPLHGTGQMLGERALKNAGFASISVVPEQAIPDPNFPTIKSPNPEEHSAFEYAIRLGEKENADVLVATDPDADRLGIAVKVPAGHYEVLSGNQIASLMLHYLLTAQKEAGTLPSNGVVLKSIVSSELATAIAKSFSIKMVDVLTGFKFIAEKIKQYEMDHTQTFLFGFEESYGYLVKPFVRDKDAIQALVLVAEVAAFYKKQGKTMYDGLQDIYATYGYYEEKTISVTLAGIEGSAKIKALMAKFREEAPIEFAGISVASMEDFDASQRIYSDGKVEIIDMPAANVLKYSLADGSWIAIRPSGTEPKIKFYIAAVASSAVEVDKKVAEFEKTIQTLINA from the coding sequence ATGACATGGAAGACAACGTATGAAACATGGGGAAATTTTGAAGATTTGGAGACTAATTTAAAAGAAGAATTGGTATCTTTAGCAGAGAATGAAAAAATGCTAGAAGATGCTTTTTATGCACCACTTGAATTTGGAACAGCAGGAATGCGCGGGGTTTTAGGTGTTGGCGTGAATCGGATGAATATCTATACGGTTAGACAAGCAACAGAAGGTTTAGCTCGATTTATGGATAGTTTAGGTGAAGAAACGAAAAAACGTGGTGTAGCGATTGCTTTTGATTCAAGACATCAGTCACCGGAATTTGCGATGGAAGCGGCTAAAACACTTGGAGCACATGGGATTCCATCTTATGTTTTTGAAAGTCTAAGACCAACACCTGAACTATCATTTGCTGTTCGTTTTAAGAATGCTTATGCTGGTATTATGATTACAGCTAGCCATAACCCTGCTGAATATAACGGGTACAAGGTTTATGGTGAAGATGGTGGGCAAATGCCACCTAAAGAAGCAGATGCGTTAACTGAGTATGTTCGTGGAATAAAAAACAGCTTAACTATTGATGTTCTTTCAGAGGAAGACTTAAAAAAATCAAATCTATTAACGATTTTAGGTGAGGATGTTGATGCGCCTTACTTAGAACTAGTTAAGACAGTCACTGTTAACTCAGATTTAGTGAAAGACATGAGTAAAGAGATGAAATTGGTCTTTACTCCATTACATGGAACGGGTCAAATGTTAGGGGAGCGTGCTTTGAAAAATGCTGGTTTTGCTAGTATTAGCGTTGTACCTGAACAAGCGATTCCTGATCCTAATTTTCCAACGATTAAGTCACCTAATCCAGAAGAACACAGTGCTTTTGAATACGCAATTCGTTTAGGTGAAAAAGAGAATGCAGACGTATTGGTTGCAACGGACCCTGATGCAGACCGATTGGGAATTGCAGTCAAGGTTCCAGCTGGTCATTATGAAGTTTTATCAGGTAACCAAATTGCCTCATTAATGCTACATTATTTGTTAACTGCTCAAAAAGAGGCAGGCACATTACCAAGCAATGGAGTGGTCTTAAAATCAATTGTTTCTAGTGAATTAGCAACCGCTATTGCTAAGAGCTTCTCAATTAAAATGGTTGATGTTTTAACTGGGTTCAAATTTATCGCTGAAAAAATTAAACAATATGAAATGGATCATACTCAAACTTTCTTATTTGGTTTCGAAGAAAGTTATGGTTATTTAGTTAAACCATTTGTTCGTGATAAAGACGCAATCCAAGCCCTTGTTTTAGTTGCAGAAGTAGCAGCATTTTATAAAAAACAAGGAAAAACTATGTATGATGGACTACAAGATATTTATGCCACATATGGCTATTATGAAGAAAAAACAATTTCTGTTACATTAGCTGGAATTGAAGGTTCTGCTAAAATTAAAGCCCTAATGGCTAAATTCCGTGAAGAAGCTCCAATTGAGTTTGCTGGTATTTCAGTAGCAAGCATGGAAGACTTTGATGCAAGTCAGAGAATTTATAGTGATGGTAAAGTTGAAATAATCGACATGCCCGCGGCAAATGTGTTGAAATACAGTTTAGCTGATGGTAGTTGGATTGCTATTCGCCCATCTGGGACAGAGCCAAAAATTAAATTCTATATTGCAGCAGTTGCTTCATCGGCTGTAGAAGTAGACAAAAAAGTTGCAGAATTTGAGAAAACAATTCAAACGTTAATCAACGCATAA
- the rapZ gene encoding RNase adapter RapZ — MVDSLQLVIITGMSGAGKTVAMQSFEDMGYFCVDNMPPSLLPKFWELVKESGKLTKIALVIDLRSRAFFEEIMSAIGTMDNTSFITTKILFLEASDEELVSRYKETRRTHPLAMDGRIMDGIRTERALLADIKGRAQMVIDTSDVTPRQLREKIMSSFKTDDTQLFRVEVVSFGFKYGLPIDADVVMDVRFLPNPHYIDNLRPLTGMDKPVYDYVMQQPETELFYRKFIDLLEYVLPGYKKEGKNNVTIAIGCTGGQHRSVALSERIGRQLIADDYKVNISHRDKGKRKETVNRS, encoded by the coding sequence ATGGTTGATAGCCTTCAATTAGTTATTATTACAGGAATGAGTGGAGCAGGAAAAACTGTTGCTATGCAAAGTTTTGAGGATATGGGTTACTTTTGTGTAGATAATATGCCACCGAGTTTATTACCTAAATTTTGGGAATTAGTAAAAGAATCTGGTAAATTAACGAAAATTGCATTAGTAATAGATTTACGTTCAAGAGCATTTTTTGAGGAAATTATGTCTGCGATTGGTACGATGGATAATACATCATTTATCACGACTAAAATTTTATTCTTAGAAGCAAGTGATGAAGAATTGGTTTCTCGTTACAAAGAAACACGAAGAACACATCCCTTAGCTATGGACGGCCGTATCATGGACGGAATTCGCACTGAAAGAGCTTTGTTAGCGGATATTAAAGGCCGTGCTCAAATGGTGATAGATACCAGTGATGTAACGCCTAGACAGCTTCGAGAAAAAATCATGTCGAGTTTTAAAACAGATGATACACAGCTATTTCGTGTTGAAGTTGTTTCGTTTGGTTTTAAATATGGTTTGCCAATTGATGCTGATGTGGTAATGGATGTCCGATTTTTACCAAATCCTCATTATATCGACAATTTACGTCCGTTAACAGGGATGGATAAACCAGTTTACGATTATGTTATGCAACAACCTGAAACGGAGCTTTTTTACCGAAAATTTATTGATTTATTAGAATATGTATTACCTGGATACAAAAAAGAAGGTAAAAATAATGTGACAATTGCGATTGGTTGTACAGGTGGGCAACATCGATCAGTAGCATTATCTGAAAGAATCGGTCGTCAATTGATTGCAGATGACTACAAAGTAAATATTTCCCATCGTGATAAGGGGAAACGTAAGGAGACTGTGAATCGCTCATGA
- a CDS encoding gluconeogenesis factor YvcK family protein, with amino-acid sequence MTTIKRNRKPKMVVIGGGTGLPVILKGLKAQNADITAIVTVADDGGSSGTLRNYVNVVPPGDIRNVLLSLSDIPEMQQEIFQYRFDTEDDFLAGHAIGNLIIAAISEMRGNVFEAIQVLSQMMRVEGHVYPAAEEALILHAIFEDGTQVSGESKIALDRKKIKRVFVTPTENNHEAKASREVIAAIMDADMVVLGPGSLFTSILPNLMISDLGKAVVETKAEVVHICNIMTQLGETENFSDAEHIRVLHEHLEAKFISTVLVNTEHVPEGYLDKERYDEYLVQVSHDFEGLRNEGCKVVSADFLELRDDGVFHDGDKVVEELFRLAFGAKV; translated from the coding sequence ATGACAACAATTAAACGCAATCGCAAACCAAAAATGGTTGTAATTGGCGGTGGAACAGGACTTCCTGTTATTTTAAAAGGATTAAAAGCACAGAATGCAGATATTACCGCAATCGTCACTGTAGCGGATGATGGTGGAAGTAGTGGCACATTACGTAATTATGTAAATGTTGTTCCCCCTGGGGATATTCGAAATGTATTATTGTCACTTTCAGATATTCCTGAGATGCAACAAGAGATTTTTCAATATCGTTTTGATACAGAGGATGATTTTTTAGCAGGTCATGCCATAGGAAATTTAATTATTGCAGCGATTTCTGAAATGCGAGGCAATGTTTTTGAAGCAATTCAAGTGCTATCTCAAATGATGCGCGTGGAAGGACATGTTTATCCAGCCGCCGAAGAAGCCTTGATTTTACATGCAATTTTTGAAGATGGCACTCAAGTTTCTGGTGAATCTAAAATAGCTTTGGATCGAAAAAAAATAAAACGCGTGTTTGTTACTCCAACTGAAAATAATCATGAAGCGAAAGCATCACGTGAAGTTATTGCTGCTATTATGGATGCGGATATGGTTGTTTTAGGACCTGGTAGCTTGTTTACAAGTATATTGCCAAATCTGATGATCTCAGATTTGGGCAAAGCTGTAGTTGAAACAAAAGCAGAGGTTGTTCACATATGCAATATTATGACTCAACTAGGAGAAACAGAGAATTTTTCTGATGCAGAACATATTCGTGTGTTGCATGAGCATCTTGAGGCTAAATTTATTAGCACAGTTTTGGTAAATACGGAGCATGTTCCAGAAGGATATTTGGATAAAGAACGCTATGATGAATATCTAGTTCAGGTTTCCCATGATTTTGAAGGCTTAAGAAATGAAGGCTGTAAAGTCGTTTCGGCAGACTTTTTAGAGTTGAGAGATGATGGTGTCTTTCATGATGGCGATAAAGTAGTTGAAGAGCTCTTTCGCCTAGCATTTGGTGCTAAAGTATAA
- the whiA gene encoding DNA-binding protein WhiA: MSYASDVKKELTTLEVHKEHAKAELAALIRMNGAVSLLNQKFILNVQTENAAIARRIYVLLKDHYEVESELLVRRKMKLKKNNVYIVRLKQGTKEVLSDLSIMDGLLFHAHVADEVLYNPQKIRSYLRGAFLAGGSVNNPETSRYHLEIYSIYEEHNNDICQMMNHFGLNARTLERRNGYITYLKEAEKIADFLALIGASTGMLKFEDVRIVRDMRNSVNRLVNCENANLNKVINAAGKQIDNIMYIDEMLGLDKLPEKLREIAVARVENPDISLKELGEIVPSGAISKSGINHRLRKLNEIADDLRGKELVNKV, encoded by the coding sequence ATGTCATATGCTTCAGATGTGAAAAAAGAATTAACGACTTTAGAAGTTCATAAAGAACATGCAAAAGCTGAGTTAGCTGCATTAATTCGAATGAATGGTGCTGTAAGCTTATTGAATCAAAAATTTATTTTAAATGTTCAAACTGAAAATGCAGCAATTGCTAGACGTATTTATGTCTTATTAAAAGATCATTATGAAGTTGAAAGTGAATTGCTTGTGCGTCGTAAAATGAAATTAAAGAAAAACAATGTGTATATTGTGCGTTTGAAACAAGGGACAAAAGAAGTTTTATCTGATTTATCGATTATGGATGGTTTACTTTTTCATGCCCATGTTGCAGACGAAGTATTATACAATCCACAAAAAATTCGCTCTTATCTAAGAGGTGCATTTTTAGCTGGGGGTTCAGTTAATAATCCCGAAACAAGCCGGTATCACTTAGAAATTTATTCAATTTATGAAGAACATAATAATGATATTTGCCAAATGATGAATCATTTTGGTTTAAATGCGAGAACACTTGAGCGTCGAAATGGCTACATTACGTATTTAAAAGAAGCTGAAAAGATTGCTGATTTTTTAGCATTAATCGGGGCTTCAACAGGAATGTTAAAATTTGAAGATGTTCGTATTGTAAGAGATATGCGAAACTCAGTTAATCGCTTAGTGAATTGTGAAAATGCCAATTTAAATAAGGTGATTAATGCAGCAGGCAAGCAAATCGACAATATAATGTACATTGATGAAATGTTAGGGTTGGATAAATTACCAGAAAAATTACGAGAGATTGCTGTTGCTCGCGTAGAAAATCCGGATATCAGCTTAAAAGAATTGGGTGAGATTGTTCCAAGCGGGGCAATTAGTAAATCTGGTATTAATCATCGTCTACGAAAATTAAATGAAATTGCAGATGATTTAAGAGGGAAAGAGCTAGTTAATAAAGTTTAA
- the clpP gene encoding ATP-dependent Clp endopeptidase proteolytic subunit ClpP — MNLVPTVIEQSSRGERAYDIYSRLLKDRIIMLSGAIDDNVANAVIAQLLFLDAQDSEKDIYIYINSPGGSVTSGLAIYDTMNFIKADVQTIAMGIAASMGSFLLTAGTKGKRFALPNAEIMIHQPLGGAQGQATEIEIAARHILKTRERLNKILADQTGQPIEVIEKDTDRDNFMSADEAKAYGLIDEIMVNSKSLPK; from the coding sequence ATGAACTTAGTACCTACAGTCATTGAACAATCATCTAGAGGGGAACGCGCTTACGACATTTATTCTCGTCTTTTAAAAGATCGTATTATTATGCTAAGCGGAGCTATTGACGACAACGTCGCAAATGCTGTTATTGCCCAACTTTTATTTTTAGATGCTCAAGATTCAGAAAAAGATATTTACATCTACATCAATTCTCCCGGTGGAAGTGTAACATCTGGCTTAGCCATCTACGATACAATGAACTTCATTAAAGCCGATGTTCAAACTATTGCAATGGGAATTGCAGCTTCAATGGGAAGCTTCTTATTAACAGCTGGAACTAAAGGCAAACGCTTTGCTTTACCAAATGCTGAAATTATGATTCACCAACCACTTGGTGGGGCTCAAGGACAAGCAACTGAAATTGAAATTGCCGCTCGTCATATTTTAAAAACACGCGAACGTTTAAATAAAATTTTAGCTGATCAAACTGGGCAACCAATTGAAGTAATTGAAAAAGATACAGATCGCGATAACTTTATGAGTGCTGATGAAGCCAAAGCCTATGGTTTAATTGATGAAATCATGGTAAATAGTAAATCTTTACCTAAATAA
- a CDS encoding DsbA family protein: MDISKIKASEVGTTFGIKIGEDKAPVKVIEFINLRCPYCRKWHDLSKDVLAKYVADGKIQRIVKHFDKEKPSLQKGNVAHHHIDYSDQQKAVTTIDYLYDHQDDWGDLENTEVANYVEKTLGLADQPNEKEIKGIIAEAEAANIFFVPTVIIGEHIFDEHSTTAELTELIEAELAK, translated from the coding sequence ATGGATATTAGTAAAATTAAAGCTTCTGAAGTTGGAACCACATTTGGAATTAAAATTGGAGAAGATAAAGCTCCTGTTAAAGTCATTGAATTTATCAATTTACGTTGCCCGTATTGCCGGAAATGGCATGACTTATCGAAAGATGTTTTAGCTAAATATGTTGCTGATGGAAAAATACAGCGCATTGTAAAACATTTTGATAAAGAGAAACCTTCTCTACAAAAAGGCAACGTTGCACATCACCATATTGATTATTCTGACCAACAAAAAGCAGTCACTACAATTGATTATCTTTACGATCATCAAGATGATTGGGGCGATTTAGAAAACACTGAAGTTGCTAACTACGTGGAAAAAACACTTGGATTAGCAGATCAACCTAACGAAAAAGAAATAAAAGGAATTATTGCTGAAGCAGAAGCTGCCAATATATTCTTTGTACCAACAGTTATTATCGGAGAGCACATCTTTGATGAACATAGTACAACAGCTGAATTAACTGAACTAATTGAAGCTGAACTAGCTAAATAG